The Hymenobacter sp. GOD-10R genome includes a window with the following:
- a CDS encoding TonB-dependent siderophore receptor, giving the protein MPSSTPIWPFLFLLGMPLTIQAQHELAMVTPKSHELISSDVPDKNKGLIVGKVTTSDGQPAEQVGILIKGTSLGTNTGTDGRFRLAVPAGSHVLVVSYLGVAPQEFNISVAAGETTTLPTVQLAQSAQQLSEVTVTETRTINQRPTGVGKMPIRPFDLPQSVVTVNQETLEQQQVLRLSDAIVNVSGIYVTSTTGGTQEELGSRGFAYNSNNTFKNGVRFNNGVMPEASSLESMEVLKGSAAILYGNVGPGGVLNLVTKKPRFERGGSVSLRAGSFGLVKPIFDVYGAVGQSEKVAFRLNGTYERADSYRDDVKSNRVYVNPSLLFKLTPKTNLVLEGDYLRDNRTPDFGIGAINYEIQDSRNRFLNALGAKNATVQTSATATLTTHLTDAWQLRTVAGFQRYDNQLRSASRPIGIVAKPGQYYGDWQRSLQRTQTAENYYLAEVDLSGTFRTGFLGHTLLIGADADQYNTNTLAYTSAVYDSINVFNRNTELRQPRTRVGGYDELLRNTLTKGNTRRAGFYAQDLLSLSEKLKALVGVRWSYQETPSDVYTYKQGSATTVVENRRYDNAFSPRLGLVYQPLKNTSLFASYSNSFSPNSGIDATGQNLAPSVIDQYEVGIKNDLFHGLLSANVTAYKIVNSNQSQTILPSAPNYNVNIPTAQELAGQVTSKGVEVDVQSKPYLGWTFIAGYSYNNTAYTKSNLYENGSRLRYNPAHTANLSMFYNFSNSFGDNTFLKGLTAGVTGYYVGDKIAGRNPRTFVNGKPIAASADAFKLISIPDYVLFDASLGYNYNRFAVRVKLANILDELSYNLHDDNSVNPIAPRNFSATVSYKL; this is encoded by the coding sequence ATGCCCTCTTCTACCCCGATCTGGCCTTTTCTCTTCTTATTAGGTATGCCGCTGACGATCCAAGCGCAGCACGAGTTAGCGATGGTTACACCAAAGTCGCATGAGCTGATTAGCTCAGACGTACCAGACAAGAATAAGGGGCTTATCGTGGGGAAAGTAACAACGAGCGACGGCCAACCAGCTGAGCAAGTGGGCATTCTGATTAAAGGCACTTCGCTCGGCACCAATACAGGGACTGATGGTCGCTTTCGGCTGGCAGTACCGGCTGGTAGCCACGTACTCGTTGTGAGCTACCTAGGTGTTGCGCCTCAAGAGTTTAACATAAGCGTAGCAGCCGGCGAAACAACGACGCTGCCTACCGTGCAGCTCGCGCAGAGTGCACAGCAGCTATCGGAAGTAACTGTTACCGAGACGCGCACGATCAATCAGCGGCCTACGGGCGTGGGCAAAATGCCCATTCGTCCCTTCGACTTGCCGCAGAGCGTGGTGACCGTTAACCAGGAAACCTTGGAGCAACAGCAGGTGCTCCGCCTCAGCGACGCCATTGTGAACGTGAGCGGCATCTACGTCACCAGCACCACGGGCGGCACGCAGGAAGAGCTAGGTAGCCGCGGCTTTGCCTACAATAGCAACAACACCTTCAAGAATGGTGTGCGCTTCAACAACGGCGTAATGCCCGAAGCTAGCTCCTTGGAGAGCATGGAAGTGCTAAAAGGCAGCGCCGCCATTCTATACGGCAACGTAGGCCCCGGCGGCGTGCTCAACCTTGTTACTAAGAAGCCACGCTTCGAGCGGGGTGGTTCGGTAAGCTTGCGCGCTGGCAGCTTCGGACTGGTGAAGCCAATTTTTGACGTGTACGGCGCCGTAGGTCAAAGCGAAAAAGTAGCGTTTCGCCTCAACGGCACCTACGAGCGCGCCGACAGCTACCGCGACGACGTAAAGTCGAACCGTGTGTACGTGAATCCTTCGCTGCTTTTCAAGCTCACACCCAAGACCAACTTGGTACTGGAAGGCGACTATCTGCGCGATAATCGCACGCCGGACTTTGGCATCGGGGCCATCAATTACGAAATCCAGGATTCCCGCAACCGCTTTTTGAACGCGCTAGGTGCGAAGAATGCGACGGTGCAAACCAGCGCCACCGCTACCCTCACCACGCATCTCACCGACGCTTGGCAGCTACGCACGGTAGCCGGCTTCCAGCGCTACGACAACCAGCTCCGCAGCGCCTCCCGTCCTATCGGTATTGTGGCCAAGCCCGGCCAATACTACGGCGATTGGCAGCGCAGCTTGCAGCGCACCCAAACGGCCGAAAACTATTACCTAGCTGAAGTTGACCTGAGCGGAACCTTCCGCACCGGTTTCCTCGGTCACACGCTGCTGATCGGCGCTGATGCTGACCAGTACAACACGAACACCCTAGCGTATACAAGCGCGGTTTACGACTCCATTAACGTCTTCAACCGCAACACGGAGCTGCGACAGCCCCGCACCCGCGTAGGCGGCTACGACGAGCTGCTGCGCAATACGCTCACCAAGGGCAACACGCGCCGCGCTGGCTTCTATGCGCAAGATCTGTTGAGCCTCAGCGAAAAGCTGAAGGCGCTGGTTGGCGTACGGTGGAGCTACCAGGAAACGCCGAGCGATGTGTACACTTACAAGCAAGGCAGCGCAACAACCGTGGTGGAAAATCGCCGCTACGACAATGCCTTCTCGCCTCGCCTTGGCCTAGTGTACCAGCCGTTGAAGAATACGTCGCTGTTTGCTTCGTACTCCAACTCCTTCTCGCCAAACTCTGGCATCGACGCAACGGGACAGAACCTAGCTCCTTCAGTCATCGACCAGTACGAAGTAGGTATCAAGAACGACTTGTTCCACGGCTTGCTGTCGGCCAACGTAACGGCTTACAAAATCGTGAACAGCAACCAGTCGCAGACGATTCTACCAAGCGCCCCGAACTACAACGTCAACATCCCAACGGCTCAGGAGCTAGCTGGCCAAGTGACCAGCAAAGGTGTGGAAGTTGATGTGCAAAGCAAGCCTTACCTAGGTTGGACCTTCATTGCCGGCTACAGCTACAACAACACCGCTTACACGAAGAGCAACCTCTATGAAAACGGCAGCCGCCTGCGCTACAACCCCGCCCACACGGCTAACCTGAGCATGTTCTATAACTTCAGCAACTCCTTCGGCGACAACACCTTCCTAAAAGGGCTAACAGCTGGCGTAACGGGTTACTACGTGGGTGATAAAATTGCGGGCCGCAACCCACGCACCTTCGTGAATGGCAAGCCAATTGCTGCTTCCGCTGACGCCTTTAAGCTCATTTCTATCCCCGACTATGTGCTGTTTGACGCTTCACTAGGCTACAACTACAACCGCTTCGCAGTGCGTGTGAAGCTAGCTAACATCCTTGATGAGCTAAGCTATAACTTACATGATGACAACAGCGTGAATCCGATTGCGCCTCGTAACTTCTCGGCTACAGTGTCTTACAAACTGTAA
- a CDS encoding bile acid:sodium symporter family protein — MPTTNPPATPPQLVPATRSSGLLARIGLDPFLLALAGVVGLAYLAPSIGSDESPIPWHQITTIGVGLIFFFYGLRLSMEKLRVGMRNWRLHVLVQLTTFVLFPLLALAARPLFAHEENATLWSSIFFLTTLPSTVSTSVVMVSIAGGNIPAAIFNASISSLIGIVATPLLTSLVLNTNTEGANLGGLVTDLLLQVVLPVVAGVLLNARLGAFAAKHSNALRLSDQFVILLIVYTAFCESFARHVFQGYSALGIVALSAGMAGLFFLVYGIVTLISRLLGFSEEDRITAVFCGSKKSLVHGTVMANLLFPGTAATGALLLPLMLYHAIQILIASIIARAQGRQNEQAAAVASAPPRSA, encoded by the coding sequence ATGCCTACAACGAACCCTCCTGCTACTCCACCCCAACTCGTACCTGCCACCCGTTCTTCGGGACTGCTCGCACGTATCGGGCTCGATCCTTTTCTCCTGGCTCTGGCCGGCGTGGTCGGCCTAGCGTACCTAGCCCCGAGCATCGGTAGTGACGAAAGCCCCATCCCGTGGCACCAGATTACGACCATTGGCGTCGGGCTGATTTTCTTTTTCTATGGCTTGCGGCTTAGTATGGAGAAGCTGCGGGTAGGTATGCGCAACTGGCGCTTGCACGTGCTGGTGCAGCTCACCACGTTTGTATTATTCCCGTTGCTGGCTCTCGCTGCCCGTCCCCTGTTCGCCCACGAAGAAAACGCCACGCTTTGGAGCAGCATCTTCTTCCTGACAACGCTGCCTTCCACAGTTTCCACGTCGGTAGTGATGGTGTCGATTGCGGGCGGCAATATTCCGGCGGCTATTTTCAACGCTAGCATTTCGAGCCTTATCGGCATTGTGGCCACGCCCCTGCTCACCAGCCTGGTGCTGAACACCAACACGGAGGGTGCGAACCTAGGTGGCCTCGTCACCGATTTACTCCTGCAAGTGGTGCTGCCAGTCGTGGCGGGTGTGCTGCTCAATGCACGCCTGGGCGCTTTTGCTGCCAAGCACAGTAATGCCTTGCGCCTCTCCGACCAGTTTGTGATTTTGCTGATTGTGTACACGGCGTTCTGCGAATCCTTCGCACGCCACGTGTTCCAGGGCTACAGCGCCCTTGGTATTGTGGCGCTGAGCGCAGGCATGGCAGGCTTGTTTTTTCTGGTCTATGGAATTGTGACGCTGATCAGTCGCCTGCTAGGTTTTAGTGAAGAAGACCGCATTACGGCCGTTTTTTGTGGTTCCAAAAAGTCGCTAGTACATGGCACGGTGATGGCCAATCTGCTCTTTCCCGGCACAGCAGCGACGGGTGCTTTGTTGCTGCCGCTCATGCTCTACCACGCCATTCAAATCCTGATTGCCAGCATTATTGCGCGGGCTCAGGGCAGGCAAAACGAGCAAGCTGCTGCTGTAGCCAGCGCACCACCTAGGTCGGCATAA
- a CDS encoding DUF4202 domain-containing protein, translated as MITNKPRFDEALRRFDEANSEDPTIEIADGKHYPKEVLYAHRMSACLGRVAPDASEALQLAARCQHIRRWSIPRNAFPMDTAGYHKWRNSLKRLHAELAGQIMQEVGYDAEIIGRVQTLLQKQQLKTDPEMQLLEDVICLVFLEYYFLDFAKQYPEEKVIDIVQKTWRKMTPQGHALALQLDMPASAQALVAKALA; from the coding sequence ATGATTACTAACAAACCCCGCTTTGACGAGGCCCTTCGGCGCTTTGACGAAGCCAACAGCGAAGACCCCACGATAGAAATTGCTGACGGCAAGCATTATCCCAAGGAGGTGCTATACGCCCACCGTATGAGCGCCTGCTTGGGCCGAGTGGCGCCCGATGCTTCGGAGGCTTTGCAACTGGCAGCTAGGTGCCAGCACATTCGGCGCTGGAGCATTCCACGCAATGCCTTCCCGATGGATACAGCTGGCTACCACAAGTGGCGTAACAGCCTCAAACGCCTCCACGCTGAACTCGCCGGACAAATCATGCAAGAGGTTGGCTACGACGCCGAAATCATAGGCCGGGTGCAGACGCTGCTACAAAAACAGCAGTTGAAAACCGACCCTGAGATGCAGTTGCTAGAGGACGTTATCTGCCTGGTATTTTTGGAATATTACTTTCTCGACTTTGCTAAACAGTATCCAGAAGAGAAAGTAATCGATATTGTACAAAAGACGTGGCGCAAGATGACGCCGCAAGGTCATGCGCTAGCTTTACAATTGGATATGCCAGCCTCGGCGCAAGCGCTGGTAGCCAAGGCGCTAGCATAG
- a CDS encoding DUF3861 domain-containing protein, with translation MAKRHHEYRLTLEHLADSNGEQTPHEPFTYTFTNHDNLFDILEKVQQNSGLDAQNAASLALGVKLLSNAQLAYRDNPLFADFHGPFRDLIMKLKALNKE, from the coding sequence ATGGCTAAACGACACCACGAATATCGGCTCACACTGGAGCACCTAGCTGACTCCAACGGCGAGCAAACACCCCACGAACCGTTCACCTACACCTTCACCAACCACGACAATCTGTTTGATATCTTGGAGAAAGTGCAGCAAAACTCCGGCCTCGACGCTCAAAACGCCGCCTCGCTGGCCTTGGGCGTGAAGCTGCTGAGCAATGCCCAGCTTGCCTACCGCGACAATCCGCTCTTTGCTGACTTTCACGGTCCGTTCCGCGACCTGATTATGAAGCTAAAAGCCTTGAATAAAGAGTAA
- a CDS encoding dienelactone hydrolase family protein, with the protein MSYPNAVSLQVSDGTEMQAYTARPLTTGPTPGIILLQEAFGVNHHIRSVADRLAEEGYVVVAPELFHRTAAPGTEISYSDFGSAAPHYQAINPQGLTADLQAAHAWLQEQPNVVTDRIGSIGFCLGGRVSFLANAVLPLAAAVSYYGGGTHLLKDRAPELHAPHLFFWGGQDKHITPEQVAEVVQALDAAGKPYINTVISYADHGFHCDERPSYNREAAQEAWALTMSFFNEKLRSPEF; encoded by the coding sequence ATGAGTTACCCCAATGCTGTGTCGTTGCAAGTGAGCGACGGCACCGAAATGCAAGCCTACACGGCGCGCCCCCTTACCACCGGACCTACCCCCGGAATCATCTTGCTGCAGGAAGCCTTTGGTGTAAATCACCACATCCGCAGTGTGGCCGACCGGCTTGCGGAAGAAGGCTACGTGGTGGTAGCGCCAGAGCTGTTTCACCGCACGGCCGCGCCCGGCACCGAGATTTCGTACTCTGATTTTGGCAGTGCCGCACCGCACTACCAAGCTATTAACCCCCAAGGTCTTACCGCCGACTTGCAGGCGGCGCATGCGTGGCTGCAAGAACAACCCAACGTGGTGACGGATCGGATCGGAAGTATTGGCTTTTGCCTCGGCGGACGCGTGTCGTTCTTGGCAAATGCTGTGTTGCCGCTCGCAGCGGCTGTTTCGTACTACGGCGGCGGCACGCATTTGCTGAAAGATCGGGCGCCAGAGCTGCACGCCCCGCACCTGTTCTTCTGGGGCGGCCAAGACAAGCACATTACGCCCGAGCAAGTAGCTGAAGTAGTGCAAGCGCTGGATGCCGCCGGCAAACCGTATATCAACACCGTTATTTCCTACGCCGACCACGGTTTCCACTGCGACGAGCGCCCCAGCTATAATCGCGAAGCGGCCCAAGAAGCGTGGGCCCTAACCATGAGCTTCTTCAACGAAAAGCTCCGCTCGCCCGAGTTCTAA
- a CDS encoding LLM class flavin-dependent oxidoreductase: MDATKQIRLSVLDQSPIPQGTTARQAIQNTIELAHLADRLGYTRYWVSEHHNAGSLAGTTPEVLLARLGAETEHLRLGSGGVMLPHYSALKVAENFRMLETLYPNRIDLGIGRAPGGDRLTASILNPANKFDENDFIDQLQDLDRYLTDEQGEGPFVQAAPVTDTVPERWLLSSSGQSGLFAAYLGWAFSFAHFINPNGGPQMMRMYKERFRPSPLLRAPQANFAIFVMCADTAEKAKQLEDTMVLQMMRLERGERVGFPPYEEIKAYRYSDEELGRVAHQRKRMVSGTPEQVHAKLTKLAADYDVDEIVAVTITHDFADRLRSYELLAQVFELTPRTAQVAMAV; this comes from the coding sequence ATGGACGCAACAAAGCAAATCCGCCTTAGCGTGCTCGATCAGTCGCCTATTCCTCAGGGCACTACTGCACGGCAGGCTATTCAAAATACTATTGAGTTAGCGCATCTTGCCGACCGTCTGGGATACACCCGTTATTGGGTATCGGAGCACCACAACGCGGGGTCGTTGGCGGGCACTACGCCGGAGGTCCTACTGGCGCGTCTCGGCGCCGAAACTGAGCACCTACGATTAGGCTCAGGTGGCGTGATGCTGCCGCACTACAGTGCGTTAAAAGTGGCCGAAAACTTCCGGATGCTCGAAACCCTCTACCCCAATCGCATCGACCTAGGTATTGGCCGGGCGCCGGGTGGCGACCGGCTGACAGCTTCCATTCTGAACCCCGCCAACAAGTTTGATGAAAACGACTTCATCGACCAGCTCCAGGACCTCGACCGCTACCTCACCGATGAGCAGGGCGAAGGACCTTTTGTGCAGGCTGCTCCCGTCACCGACACGGTGCCTGAGCGCTGGCTGCTCAGCTCCAGCGGGCAAAGTGGGTTGTTTGCCGCTTACCTAGGGTGGGCGTTTTCCTTTGCGCACTTCATTAACCCCAACGGCGGCCCGCAGATGATGCGCATGTACAAGGAGCGGTTTCGCCCCTCGCCATTGTTGCGTGCACCACAGGCCAACTTTGCCATTTTTGTGATGTGCGCCGATACGGCGGAGAAGGCCAAGCAGCTCGAAGACACGATGGTGCTGCAAATGATGCGCCTCGAACGGGGCGAGCGGGTTGGCTTTCCGCCCTACGAGGAAATTAAGGCTTATCGCTACTCCGATGAGGAACTAGGCCGCGTGGCCCACCAGCGGAAGCGCATGGTGAGCGGCACTCCCGAGCAGGTACACGCCAAACTAACCAAGCTAGCCGCCGACTACGACGTAGATGAGATTGTAGCCGTCACCATCACCCACGATTTCGCTGACCGGCTCCGCTCTTATGAGTTACTCGCACAAGTATTTGAGCTAACACCCCGAACAGCGCAGGTAGCCATGGCGGTGTAA
- a CDS encoding head GIN domain-containing protein, which produces MKTQGSGTMAVQQQPVSSFTRLHLSVRGTVELHQGAEEKVVVEADDNLLDYVQVVNSGRTLYVTSENKLRAPAFTDLRVQVYLRQIDELYIASQGAVICATPLVSTEALTVKVYSQGNTALRVVAPTLTLTAASQGNLSVAGQAGEAVIKLASEGNFDGRDLCAQHLRLRNMSEGNIDLYAEQTISLTHLGQGYIHYAGPARLADVRQYGAGEICHVA; this is translated from the coding sequence ATGAAAACGCAAGGAAGCGGCACCATGGCCGTACAGCAGCAACCAGTTAGCTCGTTTACCCGCCTGCACCTGAGCGTGCGCGGCACCGTAGAGTTGCACCAAGGTGCGGAGGAAAAAGTGGTGGTAGAGGCCGACGATAACCTACTCGACTACGTGCAGGTAGTCAACTCGGGCCGAACCCTCTACGTGACCAGTGAAAACAAATTGCGGGCGCCGGCCTTCACTGACCTGCGCGTCCAAGTGTATTTGCGCCAAATCGACGAACTATACATTGCCTCTCAAGGTGCAGTAATTTGTGCAACGCCCTTGGTGAGTACCGAAGCGCTGACGGTGAAGGTTTACTCGCAGGGCAATACTGCGCTACGAGTAGTCGCCCCAACGCTCACCCTTACTGCGGCCAGCCAAGGCAACTTGAGCGTAGCTGGCCAAGCCGGTGAGGCCGTAATCAAGCTAGCTAGTGAAGGCAACTTCGATGGTCGCGACTTGTGTGCTCAGCACTTGCGCTTGCGCAATATGTCGGAAGGCAACATTGACTTGTATGCCGAACAGACCATTTCGCTCACTCACCTAGGTCAGGGGTATATCCATTATGCAGGTCCCGCCCGGCTGGCCGACGTGCGTCAATACGGCGCCGGTGAGATCTGCCACGTAGCCTAG
- a CDS encoding ankyrin repeat domain-containing protein gives MKNNAAAAEPLLAAGANPNTAIEIVPGVSTTYLITAAGSGNLDMVKLLLKHKAQVNQADAFKATALMAAAGKGHKSVVELLLASGADAKAKDDDGKDALAMAKEAGKQDVATLIEQKMK, from the coding sequence ATGAAAAATAATGCTGCTGCGGCCGAGCCCCTGCTGGCAGCGGGAGCAAATCCCAACACGGCTATTGAGATTGTGCCTGGCGTATCAACCACTTACCTCATTACAGCCGCTGGTAGTGGCAACCTAGATATGGTAAAGCTCCTGCTAAAGCATAAAGCTCAAGTGAATCAAGCGGATGCGTTCAAAGCAACGGCGCTGATGGCAGCGGCCGGCAAAGGACATAAATCTGTTGTGGAATTGCTGCTAGCTAGCGGCGCCGATGCAAAAGCCAAAGACGACGATGGCAAGGATGCTCTAGCTATGGCCAAAGAAGCCGGCAAGCAAGACGTAGCAACTTTGATAGAACAAAAGATGAAGTAA
- a CDS encoding AraC family transcriptional regulator, with the protein MPLEVRHSTDLSLVHQNAYVASDFHSSELVEASQTLDLPVGRGYLAHWYFDGIRMGYSHWHYHQPFETAWRTDLDVVHLHFNLRGRVVIENKRSGRVHRMASYQHYLAYHPGFEATMRYEELESETFILQFTKEAFLALAQDASAPLRRFADDIRCGRPAVLGEENLHLGLALHTAIQEVLTCRFQGRLKKLFLYSKAIEILVLQTDAFAQADTPRRFARTEYDQERLLFARDYLIQHLQLPPTLPELARLAGLNEFKLKKGFKEQFGQTVFGYLADFRLAEAKAQLIGGQKTASELAFELGYSSLQHFSTAFKKKFGVSPRELR; encoded by the coding sequence ATGCCGCTTGAAGTTCGCCACAGTACTGACTTAAGCCTCGTTCATCAGAACGCCTACGTTGCCTCAGACTTTCACTCGTCGGAGCTGGTAGAGGCCTCGCAGACCCTAGACTTGCCTGTGGGCCGCGGCTACTTGGCGCATTGGTACTTCGATGGCATCCGGATGGGCTACTCGCACTGGCATTATCATCAGCCTTTCGAAACTGCTTGGCGCACCGACCTTGACGTGGTACACCTGCACTTCAACTTACGCGGTCGGGTTGTTATTGAGAATAAGCGGTCGGGGCGGGTGCACCGTATGGCTAGCTACCAGCACTACCTAGCCTATCATCCGGGGTTCGAGGCCACGATGCGCTACGAAGAGCTAGAGTCGGAAACGTTTATTCTGCAATTCACCAAGGAAGCTTTCTTGGCACTGGCGCAGGATGCCTCTGCTCCCCTGCGCCGCTTCGCCGACGACATCCGGTGCGGCCGGCCAGCAGTGCTCGGCGAAGAAAATCTGCACCTAGGGTTGGCTTTGCATACGGCTATTCAAGAGGTGCTTACCTGCCGTTTTCAGGGTCGACTCAAAAAGCTGTTCCTGTATTCTAAAGCAATCGAAATACTTGTTTTGCAAACCGATGCCTTTGCGCAAGCTGACACGCCCCGCCGCTTTGCCCGCACCGAGTACGACCAAGAACGGCTGCTTTTCGCCCGCGACTACCTCATTCAGCACCTGCAACTACCACCTACGCTACCCGAGCTAGCCCGCTTGGCCGGCCTCAACGAGTTCAAGCTGAAGAAGGGCTTTAAGGAGCAGTTCGGTCAAACTGTGTTCGGCTACTTGGCCGATTTTCGGCTGGCAGAAGCCAAGGCGCAGTTAATTGGAGGCCAAAAAACAGCCAGTGAGCTAGCTTTTGAGCTAGGGTATTCGTCGCTGCAGCACTTCAGCACGGCATTCAAGAAGAAGTTTGGTGTGTCGCCGCGGGAGCTGCGTTAA
- a CDS encoding S1/P1 nuclease, which produces MLKKYCALFLLALLPFSLRAWGVMGHRTVAKIAQNHLKKNTKRQIALLLGTETIPLVSTWADEARYSSEYKETGPWHFANLPDGLGYEQFSTQLKALTVPNAYQALQQNIQILKDPTKTKDEKIIALKFVIHIVGDVHQPMHVSRAEDQGGNKIQAKYQGKETNLHSLWDSGLVEYQGYTYSEMAQAYDHVRGSQRKKWQAADPVQWMFESYEISQQLYAEAAKGTDFDFRYTPAHLPTVQARITQAGIRLAGVLNTIFS; this is translated from the coding sequence ATGCTTAAGAAATATTGCGCGCTGTTTTTGCTGGCGCTGTTGCCTTTCAGCCTTCGGGCTTGGGGCGTAATGGGTCACCGCACGGTGGCTAAAATTGCCCAGAACCACTTGAAAAAGAATACCAAGCGGCAAATCGCCCTGCTACTTGGTACGGAAACCATTCCGCTGGTAAGTACGTGGGCTGATGAAGCTCGTTACTCATCCGAGTACAAAGAAACTGGGCCGTGGCACTTTGCCAACCTGCCCGACGGGCTAGGTTACGAGCAGTTCTCCACCCAGCTCAAAGCCCTCACGGTGCCGAACGCTTACCAAGCGTTGCAGCAGAATATTCAGATCCTGAAAGATCCGACCAAGACCAAGGACGAGAAGATCATTGCGCTCAAGTTTGTCATTCACATCGTTGGCGACGTGCACCAGCCCATGCACGTAAGTCGGGCGGAGGACCAAGGCGGCAACAAGATTCAGGCAAAATACCAGGGTAAAGAAACCAACCTGCACAGTCTCTGGGACAGCGGGCTAGTTGAATACCAGGGCTATACCTACAGCGAAATGGCGCAGGCTTATGATCATGTGCGGGGAAGCCAAAGGAAGAAGTGGCAGGCTGCCGACCCCGTGCAGTGGATGTTTGAGTCGTACGAAATTAGTCAACAACTCTACGCCGAGGCCGCCAAGGGCACTGACTTCGATTTCCGTTATACGCCCGCGCATTTGCCTACGGTGCAAGCACGTATCACGCAGGCTGGTATTCGGTTGGCAGGCGTGCTAAATACTATATTCAGCTAA
- a CDS encoding PepSY-associated TM helix domain-containing protein — translation MKVFFRRIHLYLGLVSGLFLVIVCLTGSILVFEKELEQSWHAERYFVEAAATPRLSLAQITEAVRTYKPKAKISGVKVYADPTRSVEVSLAGAPGGPGGAGKGEQGGGGRSEGMNQQRGEGQKEGMRGQQGEQRGEGQQGAAGGKGGPGGKGGRGGDNGPRVFVNPYTGAVLGEMNPRESFFHSVEQIHRGLVAGRIGKTVMGINSIIFLFILGTGLVLWWPTARRMFSQRLTIKWGSSWKRLNHDFHIVLGFYSSLFLFIMALTGAGMSFDWVTKTINTLTHSPQQRPEPPTSTATGAGTPTMAADAVLAFARQQAPDAESFSVQLPKEPTGSIRVAMLRPGAPTENATDEVYLDQYSGKILRQQAYAERPAGQKIRGLFKPVHTGAIFGLPTKILAFIIVLLGATFPITGTILWWNRTNKSKKKQQKPLAVALS, via the coding sequence ATGAAAGTGTTTTTTCGTCGCATTCACCTGTACCTCGGCTTAGTTTCGGGACTGTTCTTGGTGATAGTATGCCTCACCGGATCTATTCTGGTGTTCGAGAAAGAACTGGAACAATCCTGGCACGCTGAGCGCTACTTCGTGGAAGCCGCCGCTACGCCCCGCCTTTCGCTTGCTCAAATTACCGAGGCAGTGCGCACCTATAAGCCTAAAGCCAAAATCAGCGGGGTGAAGGTGTATGCCGACCCGACTCGCAGCGTGGAAGTAAGCTTGGCTGGTGCACCGGGCGGTCCTGGTGGGGCTGGCAAGGGTGAGCAGGGCGGTGGAGGCCGTAGCGAGGGCATGAACCAACAGCGTGGCGAAGGCCAGAAGGAAGGAATGCGCGGGCAACAAGGCGAGCAACGGGGTGAAGGCCAGCAAGGCGCAGCAGGCGGTAAAGGTGGGCCCGGTGGCAAAGGAGGCCGCGGCGGCGACAATGGTCCTCGGGTGTTTGTAAACCCTTACACGGGCGCCGTGCTAGGCGAGATGAATCCGCGCGAGTCGTTCTTCCATTCCGTTGAGCAGATTCACCGGGGCTTGGTAGCGGGCCGCATTGGCAAAACGGTAATGGGTATCAACTCCATTATCTTCCTCTTCATCCTCGGCACCGGCTTGGTTTTGTGGTGGCCTACTGCACGCCGCATGTTCAGCCAGCGCCTGACGATAAAGTGGGGCAGCAGCTGGAAGCGCCTCAACCACGATTTTCACATTGTGCTAGGTTTCTATAGCTCACTGTTCTTGTTCATCATGGCCCTTACAGGTGCGGGTATGTCGTTTGATTGGGTAACCAAAACGATCAACACTCTCACCCACTCGCCTCAACAGCGGCCTGAGCCGCCTACTTCCACTGCTACGGGCGCAGGCACTCCCACCATGGCAGCTGATGCCGTGCTAGCTTTTGCCCGCCAGCAGGCTCCTGATGCCGAAAGCTTCTCGGTGCAGCTTCCCAAAGAGCCCACCGGTAGCATCCGCGTGGCGATGCTGCGCCCGGGTGCCCCAACCGAAAATGCCACCGACGAAGTATACCTCGATCAGTATTCGGGGAAAATCCTGCGGCAACAAGCCTACGCCGAGCGCCCAGCCGGCCAGAAAATCCGCGGTCTGTTCAAGCCCGTCCACACCGGCGCCATCTTCGGCTTACCCACCAAAATACTAGCGTTCATCATTGTGTTACTGGGCGCTACCTTCCCAATCACAGGTACCATTCTGTGGTGGAACCGCACAAACAAGAGCAAGAAAAAGCAACAGAAGCCATTAGCTGTTGCATTATCCTAG